A segment of the Streptomyces sp. P9-A2 genome:
TCCGGCCGGGCCGCCGAGCCCATGACGCCATCGCGGAGATTGTGTATCTGGCCCGCCGGGGCTACTCCGTAGTCCTGGAAGCCGACATCGAGGCGTGTTTCGACAACATCGATCACGTCGCCCTGATGGACCGGCTACGGGCCAGGATCTCCGACAAGCGCGTCCTGGCGCTGGTGAAGGCGTACTTGAAGGCCGGGGTCATGCACCACGGCATCGCCAAGGACACCCCCACCGGCACTCCCCAGGGCGGGATCCTCTCCCCGCTGCTGGCCAACATCGCTCTGACGGCACTGGACGAGCACTTCCACGTCCGGTGGCACACCCTGATGGGCACCAGTTGGCAGCGCGAGAAGCGACGCAAGATCGGAACGGGAAACTGGAGATTGGTCCGCTACGCGGACGACTTCGTCGTCCTCGTCAGCGGCCCGGCCCACCGGGCCGAGGTGTCGGCCCTGTGCGAGCAGGTCGCCGAGGTCCTGGCCCCGCTCGGACCGCGGCTTTCACCGGAGAAGACCCGTGTGGTCCACATCGAAGACGGCTTCGACTTTCTCGACCACCACATCCGCCGCCAGCGGAAACGCGACACGAACAAGCTCGTCGTCTATACCCGGCCCTCGAAGAAGGCCATCAAGGCCGTCAAGGACCGAGTCTCGGAACGGACCTACAGATACACCCAGAATCAGAGTCTGGCCACCCTCCTGGAGGGCCTGAACCGGACGATGACCGGGTGGGCGACCTACTTCCGACACGGCGCGGCGAAGCGGACATTCAACGCGGTCGACCACCACGCGTGGCACCGCGTCGCGATCTGGCTCCGCCGCAAACACGGCATCCCCAGCAGCCAGTTGAAGGGATTCTGTGACCAGGGATGGAGGTTCGCCGACAGCGGCACCGTGTTCCTCGGCGCATCCAGCGTCATGATCGAACGCTACCGCTACCGCGGAGCTCGGATCCCGACTCCGTGGACCATCGAACCGGCAGCCAACAACGGCTGACCACTGGCCAAGCCACGTGGAGAGCCGGATGCGTGGCCAACACGCACGTCCGGTTCGGGTCGGCGGCCCAGAGAAACGGAACGGCAGCAATGCCGTTCACCGCGCTCTGGGCCGACCGCACATGGTCAAAGCTGCTGCTGCGCCACGTCGAGCAGATCCGGCCGCACCTCGAACACGCCGTCCGGGTGCTGGGTGTCCAGCATGCCTGGGGCCGCAACGCAGCACCGGTTTCTGGCGCGGACGGCGGGCAGCCCCGCCCCTGGACGCTGCCGGTGTCCTACCACGAGATCCGGGGCCTGGTCACCGCGGTCCGCACCGCCTGCCTGATCCTCACCGCGGCGGCCAGCGGCATGCGGACGAGCGAACTGCTGGAACTGCGGGTCGGCTCCCGGCTGTCTCCCCGCATGGTCACCGGCGGCGGCCAGCGGTTCCGCCTGGCCAGCAAGGTCATCAAGGGCCGCCAGTTCGGCGGCGAGAACGACGAGTGGGTCGTCGTCGCCGAGGTCGACCAAGCGATCGCGCTCGCCAAACGCCTCCACGGCGGCGACATCGGCGAACCCGTGTTCGGCGCGATGGTCTTCCACACCAGCTACCCACGGCTGCGGAACTGGATCAACGGCCCCGCCGGGCATCGACTCGGTCTGACACCGATCCCCGCCGGCCCGCTCAACCTCCGGATGCTGCGCCGCACCCTTGCCCAGGAACTAGCCCAACGTCCCGGCGGACTGCTCGCGGCGAAGATCCACCTCAAGCACGTGTCGACTGCCACCACCGAGGGCTACGCCAAGGCTCGGGAATTGCATCAGACGGGCGAGAAGTCGCAGGTCGCCAGCTCGGGGCGAGGGCCTGATGGACTCCAACGCTACTACGAAGTGGCCTCCTGATCAGGAAGTTTGCCAGACGAATCCCATCTGATGCAGGATTTGCCCTCCAGAAGGGAGGGTCTGGAGTGGTGCAAGAGCGGAAGGTGGCCCTGGCCGGGGCGGCTCATCTGGAGCTTGTCTCCGGGGTGATCCAGCTGCGTCCGGAGGACGCGATGGTCGATGCGATGCTGCGGGGCTGGCGGGCTCAGCAGATGTCCCGGGGTTTGAAGGAAGGCACGATCGCCGGGCGGGAACGGCTGATCCGGCGCTTCCATGAATTCACCAACGAGTACCCGTGGTCGTGGCTGCCGGGCCACATGGACGAGTGGTCAGCCTCGCTGACGGGCGAGAAGCACCTGGCACCGTCCACGATCCGCAGCTACCAAGGCGACGTTCGGCAGTTCACAGAGTTCCTCGTCGACGGCCGCTACGGCTGGGGGCGGCCTGCGAGGACGCCTTCGGCACCCACCCCGTGGCGATCTGCCACGAGTGGAACACCATCGCCCATCTCAACGACTACGAGGGCGACCCGGAGGCCAGGCCGTTCACCCGGGCAGAACTACAGCGGTTCCTCGACTACGCCGACGATCAGGTCGAACGCGCCGTGAAGTCCAAGCGCAAGGGCGCCCTTGCCGCCTACCGCGACGCCACACTGTTCAAGGTCGTCTACGGGTGGGGTCTGCGTCGGACGGAGACTTCGAAGCTGGATGTCGTTGACTTCGGCCGCAACGCGAAGGCGCGACAGTTCGGCCGGTACGGCACGCTCAACGTCCGCTACGGCAAGGCGAAGAAGGGCCAGCCGCCGCGGCGCCGGAACGTGCTGTCGGTGATGGACTGGGCGGTGGACGCGGTCCAGGACTATGTGGAGAACGTCCGGCCGCGGTTCGGCTGCGAGGACCACCCGGCGTTGTGGGTCACTGAGCGGGGAGGGCGGGTCAAGCCCTCCGAGATCAACGCCCGGTTTGTGGCCTACCGCGACGCGTTGAAGCTCCCGAAGGAGCTCGTCCCCCACTCAATTCGCCATTCGTACGTCACGCATCTGACCGAGGACGGGGTTGACCGTCGGTTCATCCAGCAGCAAGTCGGCCACGAGTGCGACAGCTCCACCGCCATCTACACCCACGTCAGCGACGACTTCATGAACACTGCCCTGAGCAAGGCACTTGCCCCGGCGTTCGCCGGGACGTGACGAGGAAGGACCCGACGATGGCCGCCAAGCTCGACTACCAGTGGCACCTGCGCAAGATCATGGCGGACCGCGGGATGTTCTCCACGACCGACCTGATCGCTCCGCTCGAGGAACGCGGCATCACGCTGTCCTCCAGCCAGGTCTACCGGCTCGTCGTGGACCGGCCCGAGCGGCTCAGCTTGAAGATCCTCATGTCCTTGCTGGACATCCTGGACTGCACTATGGACGACCTCATCGAGCCGATCGCAACGGCCGGCGTCGTGAAGAAGCCGAAGAAGGTGGCGGCAGGCGGGGCACCCGCCGCCGAGGGAGTCGGTGACCTGCGGCCCAAGCGGGCCCGGATCGCACCGGTGGACCGTTGAACGGGTACGCGGAGGAGGTTCTGGCCGATCCGGTCGGCATGGTCGTGCGGCTGGTCGGAAACGTCGAGCGGCACCTGGACGCCGACCGCGTTCGCGAGATCGTCTGCACGGTGATGCGTGAACGAGCCGGTCGTCGGCGCCTCGCCCAGGCCCTGCATAACGATCCGTCGCTGCTGCGGACCGGACGGCCTCCGGCACCGTTCTGCGTCGCGCGGTTGCTGATGGCTCTTCGCGAAGCCGGCGCCCAGGACATCGCGCTTCCCCGCTGCGGTGAGTGCGGCCGCGGACGCCCCTACGTGGGCAGCCGCACCGGCGGCAGGTGGGGATGCTCGCCCTGCTTCGACAAGCCAGCCGTCTGCGCAGGCTGCCGCCAGCAGCGGCGCGTCGTCAGCCGGGACCGCAACGGCGACCCTCGTTGCGCGAAATGCCCGGACACAAACGGCGATCCACTCGCCGAACTCACCAGACTCGTCACCGCCGTCGATCCCCTGCTGACCGCCAACACTGTTCGATCAGCCCTCGAACGCGCCACCGTCCGAACGGCTGGCCGGCGACGTCTGGCCTGGGCGGTCATCGCCCAGCCCGACCTGCTGACCGGCGCCGGCTACGACGCCCCGACCCCCGCCGTCCTGCGGTTCATCAGCGAACTCGTCCAAGCCGGGGCCACGACGGTGGTCAACCCGGCCTGCTTCCGCTGCCAGGAGGTCAAGGCACTGTCGAAGCTGCTGGACGGCAAACGGGTCTGCCGCAACTGCTTCGCCCGCAACTCGGCCGTGCCCTGCATCCGCTGCGGAGCCATCCGCGAGCCCGCCGCCCGGGATGCCGAAGGGCACCCGCTCTGCCCCAACTGCCTCGTCAGCGACCCCGTCAACCTGGAGGAATGCTGCGGCTGCGGGCGCCGCCAGAAAGTCGCCGTCCGCCTTCCCGACGGACCCCGTTGCGCCAACTGCCGGCCCAGGACCGCCACCCAGTGCGGCATCTGCGGACGGACAGCGGCCTGTGAGATTTCCCGGGTCACGGACGAACCCTGGTGCAACCGGTGCCAGCTGCGGTGGACACCATGCAGCAGCTGCGGCACCGTCGACCACGTCCGCGGCGGCAGCTGGGACGCGCCTTTGTGCGCGAAGTGCACCAACCCGGATCCGGACTTCTGGGGCCGCTGCCCGGTCTGCCGCACCACATGGCAGCTCAGCACCCGCCCCTGCCAGCGATGCACGCTCGACCAGTTGGTACGCGACCTCCTTGGCGGCAACACCGGCACAGTCCGGCAGGACCTCGTCCCCTCTACGAGGCACTGTCCGGAGCCGAACGCCCCACCAGCACCATGTTCTGGCTATCGGGCTCGAAGGTCAGCATCCTGCTCCAGCAGATCGGCCGCGACGAACGCCCCGTCACGCACGAAACGCTCGACGAGCTGCCCGCGAGCAAGGTTCTCGCGCATCTCCGCAGCGTCATGGTCGCCACCGGAGCACTGCCGCCCGCGACGAACGCCTTGTCGCGCTGGAGGGCTGGATCACCGCGGCAGTTCATGCCCGCGCCGATCCCACCGAACGCCGGATCCTGCACGGATACGCAAGCTGGCATCACCTGCGGCGACTCCGACGACGCCTCGGCAATGAACACACCACCCATCTCCAAGCCCTGAACGTCCGCTGCCACGTCACCGCAGCGGCCAACTTCCTCGACTGGCTGGCCGGCAACGGCCTGACGCTCAGCGACTGCACCCAGCCTGACCTGGAGCGATGGACCTCAGACGCCGATGCCAGCTACCGGGACGAGACCGGCCACTTCGTCCGCTGGTCGGTACAGCACCACCACGCCCGCGGCCTCACCTACGGCACCACCCGCTGGACGGGCCCCTCAGCACCATCGACAGCGAGAAACGCTGGTCAGATGCCCGACGGCTCCTCCACGACGACGCCCTGCCCACCCCGGACCGCGTCGCCGGACTGCTGCTGGTCCTCTACGCGCAGAAGATCGCCACGATCAGCCAGCTCACTGTCGACGACGTCCACCTCGACAACGACACCGTCGCGATCACGTTCGGCACCTCGCCAGTCGTCCTACCCGAGCCGCTGGCCGCACTCGTCCGCGAGCTCGTCGCGACCCGCCGAGGCAAAGCCAAGATCGGAACCCCGAGGACGTCCCCTGGCTGTTTCCCGGCGGCCGCCCAGGACACCCCCTCGGCGATGACCGGATCGGCCAGCGTCTCCACAAGATCGGGATCCGGCCCCGGCAGGACCGCTCCACCGCACTGTTCACCCTCGCCGCCGAACTGCCCGCCGCCATCCTCGCCCGGGTACTCGGCGTCCACATCCAAGTCGCCGTCCAATGGCAGAAGGCATCAGCCGGCGACTGGGCCTCTTACGCCGCCGATGTCAGCCGCCGTGTCCCGGAGAACCAATGAAGCTACCCATCACCATCCACCAAGCACGGCTCGGATCCACGGAGTTCAAGGTCATCCGACCCGCCCGGCCCCTGGTCCACGCAGTGCTCATCGACCACGATCGGCACCTGGACACCTACCTCGATCAGGACGCCGCCCAGCGAATCGGTGGGCTATGGAAGCTCGCTGCCTCTTCACCGCGCTCGCTGGTCCACCTGCCGATGCGGGGGAACCGTGGCCCCTCCCGTGAGCTGCCAGAAGACGGCACACGGCAGCTTGATCTCGTGCTGCTGCACCACTCGCTCCAGTTCGCACCCTCACGTTGGAAGGAAATACGAGGACGGCTCGGCCCAGGGCGTCCGCAGACCGTGACACTGCCCGGCCCAGGACACACCGACGAAGCCGTGATTGATCACGAGGCACGGCACCACCAGGAGAACCGGGATCTGTTCCACCAGCATCTCCGCGCCGAGACCCTGTTCATGACCGGCAGCGCGAAGGTGTTCAGGGACACCGCCCGGCACTTCTTCGACGTCGCCCGAAACGGCCCCGGATACGTCCCCGTCCATCCGAGCTACCCGCACTTCTGCACCGAGCTCCACTCCAACGACGGCATTCTCGGCGGCGCGCGCGAGATCCACATCGAGTACTGCGACCAGTGGGACTCATGACCCTGACCGACAGGACCCCGCCGACCATGACGTTCAACGATCACCTCCAGCATCTCGTCGAGAGGGCCCTCGCATCCATCCCGGCCGCCGACGCCGGCGACATCTACGCTGTCTCCTTCCTCATCGACAACGAGGACGACGACCCTCGTCAGCCGACCTTGACGATCGGCTACAACACTGAAACTCAGGCCCGACGCAGCATCCAGGACGCCTCTGACCAGGCAGAAGCCCGCTGGAACTACGCTTTCTGGATCCAGAACGAGCTGACTGTGGTCGGCAACCTGACCAGCGACCCCGCCGGGGCCACAGCTCGCCAGGAGTGGATCACCGAACTCGGACTTTGGTACGACGAGCCGACCGACCTCGCCGACTGGGATTCAGTCATCGGGCCACTCGCCGCGCAGATCGAGGCCCGCTTCAACCAGACCTGCTGCCAGCTCGCCCGAACCCTCCATACGACCGGCGTCATCGGAAGATCTGTCGGCCGAACCGTGCCGGTGATCGTCCACGAGCTGGAGTACTACGAGGCGATCGCCCGGCAGACCGAGGCCGCCAACCCGCCCGGCCTCGCCGACGAGTTCACCTCATGGGTCCGCAATGGCTGAGGCATTCGGACAGTTCCAATACCCGACTCCACCATTAAACCGCCCCGGCGGATCACAAGCACTGTTCCACGCCCAGGTCCAGGAACTGGAAGAGGAACACCACCTGCACCTGACCATCGACGCGTTCCGCCAGTTCCAAGCCGGACAGCTCCCCGCCGGACCCGGCGCTCGGGATCTCATCGCGACATTCACCCACGTCGACGGAGCGCTCCAGGAGGGCGCCTCGTTGGAGCCGTCGGTGCTGGACACCGACCGTCGAGTGGAGAACCTGCTCCGCACCCACGCAGGAACCCTGCATGTCGGCCCGGCCAACTACTGCTGGTTCCGCGACCCAACGAAAGCGCTCTGCCTGCGGCTGGCCGGGACCACCGAGGCGACTCGGCCGCTGATCGGACTGTGCGACTCGGCCCGCTGTCCGCAGGCCACCCATCATGCCTGTCACCGCCCGATCTGGGCCGAGCAGGCGGCCACCTTTCAAGCGTTCCTCGGCAACCCCAGAGTCCCCACAGGGGAGAAGACCCGGCTACGACGCGAGCACGACCGCGTCCAACGAGTGCTCGACAGCATCGACCAGGCCACCAGCACCGCTATGAGTACACCCGCATGTCCTTCGGTTCCGAGTGGCGAGCCCGACATATGCAGAAGTTAGGGCTTACTGCGTGCGAAAAGAATCGCTTGCTGAGCTTTCGCATCCGGGTCGAGCAGCATCTCGGCCTCGACCACGAATCCGGCATCGCGCAGCCAGGATGCCACCTGATCCGGCTGACGGCGGTACACATGGACCTTCATCGGGTGACCGCCATAGCCCTCCGTCTTCAACTGCGACTCGTCACCCACCTGAAACAGGAGCTGCAGCGGTCCGCCTGGACGCATTGCTCGGTGGAAGTGCCCGAACACAGTCGGCACCTCGTCGTCGGGGATGTGGATCAACGACTGCCAGGCGAGCAGGCCGGCCACCGAAGCAACGGGGAGGTCCAGTTCCGCCATCGAGCCCACCTCGAACCGCAGGCCGGGGTGGTCGCGCCGGGCCACGTCAATCATCCCCGGAGAGAGGTCGACACCGAAGGCGTCGACACCGAGCTCATGCAGGTGGGCGGTGACTTCACCGGGGCCGCAGCCGACGTCCGCGACCGGCCCGCCGCCAGCGACCCGCACGCTGTCGGCGAACAACGCCAGCGCCGCGCAAAGGTACTGGTGTCCGGCGAGGGCACCTCGCACTTGGTCGGCATAGCTGACCGCGACCGTGTCA
Coding sequences within it:
- the ltrA gene encoding group II intron reverse transcriptase/maturase, whose protein sequence is MPRADSTICTTLVYDPGFLIDAWHRVAGNTGAKTAGIDGLTVAAIESGPGVQPFLMDIRDELKARIYRPAPVRRTQIPKSNGKMRDLGIPTVKDRGVQAALKAVLEPIFEADFLPVSYGFRPGRRAHDAIAEIVYLARRGYSVVLEADIEACFDNIDHVALMDRLRARISDKRVLALVKAYLKAGVMHHGIAKDTPTGTPQGGILSPLLANIALTALDEHFHVRWHTLMGTSWQREKRRKIGTGNWRLVRYADDFVVLVSGPAHRAEVSALCEQVAEVLAPLGPRLSPEKTRVVHIEDGFDFLDHHIRRQRKRDTNKLVVYTRPSKKAIKAVKDRVSERTYRYTQNQSLATLLEGLNRTMTGWATYFRHGAAKRTFNAVDHHAWHRVAIWLRRKHGIPSSQLKGFCDQGWRFADSGTVFLGASSVMIERYRYRGARIPTPWTIEPAANNG
- a CDS encoding tyrosine-type recombinase/integrase encodes the protein MAICHEWNTIAHLNDYEGDPEARPFTRAELQRFLDYADDQVERAVKSKRKGALAAYRDATLFKVVYGWGLRRTETSKLDVVDFGRNAKARQFGRYGTLNVRYGKAKKGQPPRRRNVLSVMDWAVDAVQDYVENVRPRFGCEDHPALWVTERGGRVKPSEINARFVAYRDALKLPKELVPHSIRHSYVTHLTEDGVDRRFIQQQVGHECDSSTAIYTHVSDDFMNTALSKALAPAFAGT
- a CDS encoding helix-turn-helix domain-containing protein translates to MAAKLDYQWHLRKIMADRGMFSTTDLIAPLEERGITLSSSQVYRLVVDRPERLSLKILMSLLDILDCTMDDLIEPIATAGVVKKPKKVAAGGAPAAEGVGDLRPKRARIAPVDR
- a CDS encoding class I SAM-dependent DNA methyltransferase, translating into MTTDDWLADTRTSYDTVAVSYADQVRGALAGHQYLCAALALFADSVRVAGGGPVADVGCGPGEVTAHLHELGVDAFGVDLSPGMIDVARRDHPGLRFEVGSMAELDLPVASVAGLLAWQSLIHIPDDEVPTVFGHFHRAMRPGGPLQLLFQVGDESQLKTEGYGGHPMKVHVYRRQPDQVASWLRDAGFVVEAEMLLDPDAKAQQAILFARSKP